From a region of the Roseivirga sp. 4D4 genome:
- a CDS encoding dicarboxylate/amino acid:cation symporter: MFDNEIKTLSSLNTYLKKLVEGRLWLKVVIALFAGVGFGLLLSPQNGWVGNETADTLGNYLALPGTLFLKLVQMIMIPLIIASIITGIASNNKESLKKLGGGVLIYFIATTSISVAIGAGLAILFQPGRYLHQQSVADHQVASENQVPEASFGLNSIPDAISNLLPENPLASMVSGEMLSIVIFTIIIGVAVLSLPHELLRPVKLLLSAIQEICMTVVRWAMLLVPVAVFGLMAQLTSSVGLSSLTGLGYYVLVVLLGLLMLVIIYLLLVGLLSKANPFQFLKKIIDVQLLAFSTTSSAAVMPLSLKTAEEKLNVDKTISNFIIPIGATVNMDGTALYQTITTLFIAQAYGLEMSLLNIIIVVITIVAASIGTPAIPGGGVVILASVLGNAGIPAEGIIIIIGVERLLGMFRTAVNVTGDLAACKVFNRWYASTETKNSNDT; the protein is encoded by the coding sequence ATGTTTGACAACGAAATAAAAACTCTCAGCTCTCTTAATACCTATCTGAAAAAACTGGTAGAAGGCAGGCTTTGGCTAAAAGTGGTTATTGCCCTGTTTGCAGGTGTAGGTTTTGGCCTTCTGCTCAGCCCTCAAAACGGCTGGGTAGGTAATGAGACTGCGGATACACTGGGGAATTACCTGGCTCTGCCGGGAACGCTGTTTCTCAAGCTGGTACAAATGATTATGATCCCTCTGATCATTGCCTCCATTATAACCGGTATAGCCAGCAACAACAAAGAGAGTCTAAAAAAGCTTGGAGGAGGCGTACTCATATACTTCATTGCCACTACGAGCATATCGGTGGCAATAGGTGCTGGTTTGGCAATACTTTTTCAACCAGGGCGCTATCTTCATCAACAATCAGTGGCAGATCATCAGGTTGCTTCCGAAAACCAAGTTCCGGAAGCCTCATTTGGTTTGAATAGCATTCCTGACGCCATTTCTAACTTACTCCCTGAAAATCCGCTGGCCTCTATGGTCAGTGGAGAAATGCTGAGCATAGTCATATTTACAATTATCATAGGTGTTGCAGTTCTTTCGTTGCCACATGAATTATTGAGACCTGTCAAACTCTTATTAAGCGCTATTCAGGAGATTTGTATGACCGTAGTGAGATGGGCAATGTTGTTGGTGCCTGTTGCAGTGTTTGGTCTCATGGCCCAACTCACTTCCAGTGTTGGCCTGAGCTCACTAACCGGGCTCGGTTACTATGTTTTAGTTGTATTACTCGGCTTACTCATGCTGGTGATTATTTATCTTCTACTAGTGGGGCTTTTGTCAAAAGCCAACCCATTTCAATTCTTGAAAAAAATTATTGATGTCCAATTGTTGGCATTTTCTACCACCAGTTCAGCAGCCGTGATGCCCTTGTCACTTAAAACGGCAGAAGAGAAGCTGAATGTCGATAAAACCATAAGCAATTTTATCATTCCTATTGGTGCCACAGTCAATATGGATGGGACAGCACTGTACCAAACCATAACCACCCTTTTTATAGCACAAGCCTATGGCCTTGAAATGAGTCTCCTTAATATAATTATAGTGGTGATTACCATTGTAGCGGCCTCTATAGGTACACCGGCTATTCCAGGTGGTGGAGTGGTCATACTAGCCTCAGTTTTGGGCAATGCCGGTATCCCGGCAGAGGGGATCATCATCATCATTGGAGTGGAGAGGTTATTGGGAATGTTTCGTACAGCAGTAAATGTTACTGGTGATTTAGCCGCCTGCAAGGTGTTCAACAGATGGTATGCTTCAACTGAGACAAAGAATAGCAATGATACATGA
- a CDS encoding type II glyceraldehyde-3-phosphate dehydrogenase, which translates to MKKTKVAINGYGVIGKRVADAVALQNDMELVGICDMAADWRIKMAVGKGFPVFALYDVYKPKMIDSGIPVKGNLKDLITRSEIIIDCTPKGAVKRNIGLYQSAGLKFILQGGEKHELTGHSFSAENNYTSAIDRSSTRVVSCNTTSILRTLTPIKNAGLLKRARGTLLRRATDPWESHLGGIMNTLVPEKDIPSHQGPDVQTVDSDIDVITTAVKVPQTLSHLHYWNVQLTRKADKQEILDAFKESTRIQMIRYEDGLSANNAIKECMMAKGRPYGDMYEVALWEDMLKTEGDELFYAYVVDNQAIVIPETIDAIRALTGMETSAEISIEKTNTSLGIL; encoded by the coding sequence TTTGTGATATGGCTGCAGATTGGCGTATTAAAATGGCGGTAGGAAAGGGATTCCCAGTATTTGCTCTTTACGATGTATATAAACCAAAAATGATAGACTCAGGTATTCCGGTCAAAGGAAACCTTAAGGATTTGATAACACGGTCGGAGATCATCATCGATTGTACTCCGAAAGGAGCAGTTAAGAGGAATATTGGGCTGTATCAAAGTGCTGGGCTGAAGTTTATTCTTCAGGGTGGTGAGAAGCATGAGCTAACAGGTCACTCTTTCAGTGCGGAAAATAACTATACCTCTGCAATAGATAGAAGTTCTACACGGGTGGTCTCCTGTAATACCACTTCCATTCTTAGAACACTTACACCAATAAAAAATGCGGGCTTATTAAAAAGGGCCAGGGGTACTCTTTTGAGAAGAGCCACGGACCCCTGGGAGAGCCACTTAGGGGGAATAATGAACACCCTGGTTCCCGAAAAGGATATTCCCAGCCATCAGGGACCAGATGTACAAACGGTAGATTCGGATATTGATGTAATTACCACAGCAGTAAAAGTGCCTCAAACCTTAAGTCACTTACATTACTGGAATGTACAGCTAACCAGAAAAGCAGATAAACAAGAAATTCTGGATGCATTCAAAGAATCGACCCGAATCCAAATGATCCGGTATGAAGACGGACTATCAGCGAACAATGCCATTAAAGAGTGTATGATGGCCAAAGGCAGGCCTTACGGAGATATGTATGAGGTAGCCCTATGGGAGGATATGTTGAAAACAGAAGGAGATGAACTGTTTTATGCTTATGTGGTAGATAATCAGGCGATTGTTATTCCCGAAACCATCGATGCCATCCGTGCCCTCACGGGAATGGAAACTTCTGCCGAAATCTCCATTGAAAAGACCAATACAAGCCTTGGGATTCTTTGA